A single region of the Oleispira antarctica RB-8 genome encodes:
- the proS gene encoding Proline-tRNA ligase, with translation MRATQFLIATVKETPTDAVVISHQLMLRAGMIRKLASGLYTWLPLGLRTLRKVEGIVREEMNKADALEVLMPAVQPAELWQETGRWFQYGGELLRVKDRHGRDFCVGPTHEEVITDLARNELSSYKQLPITFYQVQTKFRDETRPRFGVMRSREFIMKDAYSFHADQESLDQTYDKMHGAYTRIFNRFGLNFRPVEADSGSIGGAKSHEFHVLAESGEDDIAFSDGSDYAANIELAEALAPTGDRSAASAELTCIDTPETHSIEDVCNLLNVDAKNVIKTLIVLGAQTEKQIKAEEPAPLVALIVRGDHELNEIKAEKLTQVADPLVFASDAQIRDVIGAGTGSLGPIGLIDKGIDVIVDRSAAHCSNFVCGANEDDKHMTGANWERDAAMTEIADLRNVVAGDPSPCGTGNIEIKRGIEVGHIFQLGTKYSEALKASVLDQNGKDRTMTMGCYGIGISRVVAAAIEQNNDENGIIWPDAIAPFTLGIVPMGAHKSEAVREKSEALYNELTALGIDVFFDDRDKKTSPGVKFADMELMGIPHRIVVSDRGLEAGTIEYKNRREADKQEIAVNDIVDFLKNSIKA, from the coding sequence ATGCGCGCAACTCAATTCTTAATCGCCACCGTAAAAGAAACCCCTACGGATGCCGTTGTTATCAGCCACCAGCTGATGCTACGTGCAGGTATGATTCGTAAATTGGCCTCCGGTTTATACACTTGGTTGCCCCTAGGTTTACGTACTTTGCGCAAGGTTGAAGGAATTGTACGCGAAGAGATGAACAAGGCAGATGCTCTTGAAGTATTGATGCCTGCGGTTCAACCTGCGGAATTATGGCAAGAAACTGGGCGCTGGTTTCAATATGGCGGCGAATTATTGCGCGTAAAAGACCGTCATGGTCGTGATTTTTGTGTAGGGCCAACTCACGAAGAAGTGATCACTGACTTAGCTCGCAATGAATTATCTAGCTATAAGCAGCTACCAATTACCTTCTATCAAGTACAAACTAAATTCCGTGACGAAACCCGTCCACGCTTTGGTGTGATGCGTTCACGTGAATTCATCATGAAAGATGCCTACTCTTTTCACGCAGATCAAGAAAGCCTAGACCAAACTTACGATAAAATGCACGGTGCTTATACCCGTATATTCAATCGCTTTGGTTTGAACTTTCGTCCTGTGGAAGCAGATTCAGGCTCTATCGGTGGCGCTAAGTCACACGAGTTTCATGTATTAGCCGAATCGGGTGAAGACGATATTGCCTTCTCTGATGGCTCTGACTATGCAGCGAACATTGAACTAGCAGAAGCGCTTGCACCCACGGGCGATCGCTCAGCGGCAAGTGCTGAGTTAACCTGCATTGATACACCAGAAACCCATAGCATCGAAGATGTCTGCAACTTATTAAACGTTGATGCTAAAAACGTAATTAAAACCCTCATCGTCTTAGGTGCTCAAACTGAAAAGCAGATCAAAGCAGAAGAGCCAGCGCCATTGGTGGCCTTGATTGTTCGTGGCGACCACGAGCTGAATGAAATTAAAGCTGAAAAACTCACCCAAGTTGCTGATCCTCTAGTCTTCGCAAGCGATGCACAAATCCGCGATGTAATAGGTGCTGGTACAGGTTCTTTAGGTCCCATCGGTTTAATCGATAAAGGCATCGATGTCATTGTTGATCGCAGCGCAGCCCATTGTTCTAATTTTGTCTGCGGTGCTAACGAAGACGATAAACACATGACTGGCGCAAACTGGGAGCGTGATGCCGCGATGACCGAAATCGCTGATCTACGCAACGTCGTTGCCGGTGACCCAAGCCCTTGCGGTACAGGTAACATCGAAATCAAACGTGGAATCGAAGTGGGTCATATTTTCCAACTCGGTACTAAATATTCAGAAGCACTTAAAGCCTCTGTCCTTGACCAAAATGGTAAAGATAGAACCATGACGATGGGTTGTTATGGTATTGGTATTAGCCGTGTAGTCGCTGCTGCTATCGAGCAAAACAACGATGAAAACGGCATTATTTGGCCAGATGCGATTGCCCCTTTCACTCTGGGTATTGTGCCGATGGGCGCTCACAAATCTGAAGCGGTGCGAGAAAAGTCTGAAGCCTTATATAACGAGTTAACAGCCTTAGGCATTGACGTTTTCTTTGACGATCGTGATAAGAAAACCAGCCCAGGTGTTAAATTTGCTGATATGGAATTGATGGGTATTCCACACCGTATCGTTGTCAGTGATCGTGGTTTAGAAGCTGGCACGATTGAATATAAGAATCGCCGTGAAGCCGATAAGCAAGAAATTGCCGTCAATGACATCGTCGATTTCTTAAAAAATTCGATTAAAGCTTAA
- a CDS encoding Serine/threonine protein kinase: protein MSFTHLQQLKAGELTSAYRLAHQQLPITRLQISASDSQQQLPELKKSNTLHEFPREILDLADCLEVLDLSNHHLNALPDDFDRLINLRILFLTNNDFERIPAVLARCPKLEMISFKSNALTVVDEYVLPVDTRWLILTDNRIETLPHSMGQLHRLQKLALAGNCLTHLPDSMAKCESLELARLSANKLIAMPDWLFHLPKLAWLAFSGNEFNCVSGVSSINEQAAVIDVPLADIELGALLGEGASGLIYRGDWLIQPQRLIGTDNHIAVKIFKGDVTSDGYPQDELDCCLTAGEQENLIKVVAQLDQTDANKKLGLVMELIPKSFYNLGLPPTLITCTRDTFTEGTIFNIKTLTKIVLQMANTMTHLHKNAISHGDVYAHNTMVNDQGDMLFGDFGAATNLASLPKHQQQAMERIEVRAFGYLLDDMLQLNSAVSAVEKTGLAVLVDLKNQCLSYNCGERPNFEEIQQRCQSLMSVVQSNGVVDPVVE, encoded by the coding sequence GTGTCGTTTACTCATTTACAGCAGCTCAAAGCTGGGGAATTAACCTCGGCGTATCGTCTAGCTCATCAGCAATTGCCTATTACTCGTTTACAGATCTCAGCATCTGATTCGCAGCAACAGCTCCCTGAATTAAAAAAATCAAACACATTGCACGAGTTTCCAAGAGAAATTCTTGATTTGGCTGATTGTTTAGAAGTACTGGATCTTTCTAATCATCATTTAAATGCCTTACCTGATGACTTCGATCGCTTGATCAATCTGCGTATTCTATTTTTGACGAATAACGATTTTGAACGAATTCCAGCAGTACTTGCTCGTTGCCCTAAGCTTGAAATGATCAGCTTTAAATCCAATGCATTGACGGTCGTCGATGAATACGTATTGCCGGTTGATACCCGCTGGTTAATTTTAACGGATAATCGCATTGAAACATTACCCCATTCGATGGGGCAGCTTCATCGGCTGCAAAAGTTGGCGTTAGCGGGTAATTGTTTAACGCACCTGCCAGACAGCATGGCGAAGTGTGAAAGCCTTGAACTGGCGCGGCTTTCTGCCAATAAATTAATAGCCATGCCGGACTGGTTATTTCACTTGCCCAAATTGGCGTGGCTAGCTTTTTCGGGTAATGAATTTAACTGCGTTTCTGGAGTATCGAGTATCAATGAACAGGCTGCTGTCATTGATGTGCCGCTGGCGGATATTGAATTGGGAGCGTTATTAGGTGAAGGTGCTTCTGGCTTAATCTACCGAGGTGACTGGTTAATACAACCGCAGAGGTTGATCGGTACGGATAATCACATTGCTGTGAAAATATTCAAAGGGGATGTCACCAGTGATGGTTATCCGCAAGATGAGTTGGATTGCTGCCTTACCGCAGGAGAGCAAGAGAATCTGATTAAAGTCGTCGCGCAATTAGATCAAACCGATGCGAATAAAAAGCTGGGTTTAGTGATGGAACTTATTCCTAAGAGTTTTTATAACCTAGGTCTACCACCGACATTAATAACCTGTACCCGTGATACCTTTACGGAAGGGACGATTTTCAACATTAAAACCCTGACTAAAATCGTATTGCAAATGGCCAATACGATGACCCACCTGCATAAGAACGCGATCAGTCATGGCGATGTTTATGCCCACAATACGATGGTTAACGATCAGGGAGATATGTTATTTGGCGACTTTGGTGCGGCGACTAATCTTGCTTCTTTGCCTAAGCATCAGCAACAAGCGATGGAGCGTATTGAAGTACGCGCCTTTGGTTATTTACTGGATGATATGTTGCAACTTAACTCAGCGGTATCTGCGGTAGAAAAAACTGGTTTGGCGGTATTAGTAGACTTAAAAAATCAGTGTCTGTCTTATAATTGTGGAGAGCGCCCAAACTTTGAAGAGATACAACAGCGGTGCCAGAGCTTGATGTCTGTAGTGCAGTCGAATGGCGTTGTAGATCCTGTGGTTGAATGA
- a CDS encoding Thioesterase superfamily protein has product MPSATLSREDIIAQRKRVSKTTISKAVFPETTNHHDTLFGGTAMQWMDEVSFIAATRFSRQSIVTVSSDRIDFKHPVPAGTIVELTASVIEVGRTSLKVEVNMLVESMYFDNQKNAITGYFTFVAVDENKKPTAILPQSLVVE; this is encoded by the coding sequence ATGCCATCCGCAACTCTTAGCAGAGAAGATATTATTGCGCAGCGAAAGCGCGTATCAAAAACCACTATTTCTAAAGCGGTATTTCCAGAGACAACAAATCATCATGATACGTTATTCGGTGGCACTGCAATGCAGTGGATGGATGAGGTTTCTTTTATTGCAGCGACTCGTTTTTCTCGACAAAGCATCGTAACCGTCAGCAGTGATCGAATCGATTTTAAGCATCCTGTTCCCGCAGGTACCATTGTCGAATTGACTGCCAGTGTTATAGAGGTAGGGCGGACGAGTTTAAAAGTTGAAGTTAATATGCTGGTGGAAAGTATGTATTTTGATAATCAGAAAAATGCGATTACGGGGTATTTCACGTTTGTTGCTGTTGATGAAAACAAGAAACCCACTGCGATTTTACCGCAGAGCTTGGTCGTTGAATAA
- the estRB8 gene encoding Carboxylesterase, with translation MKNTLKSSSRFSLKQLGTGALIISSLFFGGCTTTQQDNLYTGVMSLARDSAGLEVKTASAGDVNLTYMERQGSDKDNAESVILLHGFSADKDNWILFTKEFDEKYHVIAVDLAGHGDSEQLLTTDYGLIKQAERLDIFLSGLGVNSFHIAGNSMGGAISAIYSLSHPEKVKSLTLIDAAGVDGDTESEYYKVLAEGKNPLIATDEASFEYRMGFTMTQPPFLPWPLRPSLLRKTLARAEINNKIFSDMLKTKERLGMTNFQQKIEVKMAQHPLPTLIMWGKEDRVLDVSAAAAFKKIIPQATVHIFPEVGHLPMVEIPSESAKVYEEFLSSIK, from the coding sequence ATGAAAAACACACTCAAATCCTCATCACGTTTTAGTCTGAAACAACTCGGCACCGGCGCTCTGATTATCTCCAGTTTGTTCTTCGGTGGTTGCACCACAACACAACAAGATAATTTATACACAGGGGTTATGTCTCTTGCGAGAGACAGCGCTGGCCTAGAAGTTAAAACAGCCTCTGCCGGTGACGTCAATCTTACTTATATGGAACGCCAAGGCAGTGACAAAGATAATGCCGAAAGCGTTATTTTATTACACGGTTTCTCTGCTGATAAAGATAACTGGATTCTTTTTACCAAAGAATTCGATGAAAAATATCATGTTATCGCTGTCGATTTAGCGGGACATGGCGATTCAGAACAATTATTAACGACTGATTACGGTCTCATAAAACAAGCCGAGCGTTTAGATATCTTCTTATCTGGCTTAGGGGTTAACTCATTTCACATCGCCGGTAATTCAATGGGGGGGGCTATCAGCGCAATCTACAGTTTGAGTCACCCAGAGAAAGTTAAAAGTCTTACATTGATCGATGCAGCAGGTGTCGATGGCGATACTGAAAGCGAATACTACAAAGTTTTGGCAGAAGGTAAGAATCCTTTAATTGCAACTGATGAAGCAAGTTTTGAATACCGCATGGGTTTCACCATGACTCAGCCTCCTTTCCTACCTTGGCCACTAAGACCTTCTTTATTACGTAAAACGCTAGCCCGTGCCGAGATCAATAACAAAATTTTTTCCGATATGCTGAAAACCAAAGAACGTTTAGGAATGACTAACTTTCAACAGAAAATTGAAGTGAAAATGGCTCAACATCCATTGCCAACACTGATTATGTGGGGCAAAGAAGATCGCGTTCTTGACGTATCCGCAGCAGCGGCCTTCAAAAAAATAATTCCACAAGCAACTGTTCATATTTTTCCTGAAGTAGGCCACCTACCTATGGTAGAAATTCCTAGTGAAAGCGCTAAAGTTTATGAAGAGTTTTTGTCCTCTATTAAATAA
- a CDS encoding Enoyl-CoA hydratase/isomerase family protein, with protein MPKKPVSKKTTSVARSEIKEAALLEKSVLAEEVLSHDGQYRIGIMTLNSASTMNAVDLEMVNLIDDILARWQADDGIVAMVMCGAGDKAFSAGGDIRQLYSSMQAEGDEHLKYADAFFHGEYSKNYRVHLFGKPLIAWGHGFVMGGGLGLFIGASHRVGTETLKLAWPEIRIGLFPDVAGSYYLSRLPFPLGHWMALTGSQMNAVDCKQVGLIDYCVPNNELSRLVEQLRQQPWQENKAMNNQHVRRLLTRFEKQSEMVSSEAPEPLFPKSKLNENQKDIKQLFASMSQQRFTSLADNKSALSYIAERLNALDSDNAWFNQGRDNFNAGCPATAHLIMRQLQLGKNMTLKEVVQWELILALQSVRHPDFCEGIRAMVVDKDFQPIWQHCSVNDVPQAWVEAMLVPLWPVGEHPFDRL; from the coding sequence ATGCCTAAAAAGCCGGTTAGTAAAAAAACTACATCAGTTGCCCGTTCAGAAATAAAAGAAGCTGCGCTATTAGAAAAATCGGTGCTAGCAGAAGAAGTACTCAGTCATGACGGCCAGTATCGCATCGGCATTATGACGCTGAACTCAGCCAGTACCATGAACGCCGTTGATCTTGAAATGGTGAATCTTATTGATGATATCTTAGCTCGTTGGCAAGCGGATGATGGCATTGTTGCAATGGTGATGTGTGGTGCGGGGGATAAGGCTTTTTCTGCTGGTGGTGATATTCGTCAGTTATACAGCAGTATGCAGGCTGAAGGTGATGAGCACCTAAAGTACGCGGATGCTTTTTTTCACGGTGAATACAGTAAAAACTACCGCGTGCATCTCTTTGGAAAACCCCTTATTGCTTGGGGTCACGGCTTTGTGATGGGCGGCGGTTTAGGTTTATTCATAGGGGCAAGTCATAGGGTTGGAACCGAAACCCTAAAGCTGGCTTGGCCTGAAATTCGAATCGGTTTATTCCCCGATGTGGCAGGCAGCTATTATTTGAGTCGCTTGCCTTTTCCATTAGGTCATTGGATGGCATTAACCGGTAGCCAAATGAACGCGGTTGATTGCAAGCAAGTAGGGCTGATTGATTATTGCGTGCCCAATAATGAATTGAGCCGTTTAGTTGAGCAATTGCGTCAGCAGCCTTGGCAAGAAAATAAGGCGATGAATAATCAGCATGTAAGGCGGTTATTAACTCGCTTTGAGAAGCAAAGCGAGATGGTGTCATCAGAAGCGCCAGAGCCTTTATTTCCCAAGTCCAAGCTGAATGAAAATCAAAAGGATATTAAGCAGCTATTTGCGTCTATGTCACAGCAGCGCTTTACTTCTTTGGCGGATAATAAATCTGCTTTGAGCTATATCGCAGAAAGATTGAATGCCCTAGACAGCGATAATGCTTGGTTTAATCAAGGGCGAGATAATTTTAATGCAGGCTGCCCAGCGACAGCGCACCTTATTATGCGTCAGTTACAGCTAGGCAAGAATATGACTTTAAAAGAAGTGGTGCAATGGGAGTTAATTCTCGCCTTGCAGTCCGTTCGTCATCCCGATTTTTGTGAAGGTATTCGGGCCATGGTCGTTGATAAGGATTTTCAGCCTATTTGGCAGCATTGTTCTGTTAACGATGTGCCACAAGCGTGGGTTGAAGCGATGCTTGTGCCACTTTGGCCTGTCGGGGAGCACCCCTTTGATCGATTATAA
- a CDS encoding putative signal transduction protein, producing MAIPLVQQVKQDIIQALENDELVLPTLPEIALQVREVAENVTSSISDLTKILGRDAALSARMIKVANSPLIRTSSPVSDLNTAVSRLGIDLTSNLAMGLAMEQMFQATSDVVDKRMRSCWSKSVEIAASSQVLARHFTNLQPDQALLAGLIHQIGKLPILAFAENNESLLNDSFALGKVLSVLHPSLGSYILKMWDFPEELVAVPKNYLIFDRTVDKVDYADIVQVATLQSYAGTDHPYTKLDWTKISSFDRLGLDPTTLIAEMEGISEEVTETQGALGG from the coding sequence ATGGCTATCCCACTCGTTCAACAAGTAAAGCAAGACATCATTCAAGCTCTAGAAAATGATGAATTAGTACTCCCGACCTTACCCGAAATTGCACTGCAAGTTCGGGAGGTCGCAGAAAATGTCACTTCCAGCATCTCAGACCTCACCAAGATTTTAGGGCGTGATGCGGCGCTCAGTGCTCGTATGATTAAGGTAGCCAACAGCCCTCTTATTCGTACCAGCTCGCCTGTATCAGACTTGAATACCGCGGTATCCAGGCTTGGCATAGACCTTACGAGTAATCTCGCAATGGGGCTGGCCATGGAACAAATGTTTCAAGCAACCAGCGACGTCGTTGATAAACGCATGCGTTCTTGCTGGTCAAAAAGCGTGGAAATTGCTGCCAGTAGCCAAGTATTAGCACGTCACTTCACCAATCTACAGCCCGACCAAGCGTTATTAGCAGGATTAATTCATCAAATTGGTAAATTGCCCATCCTAGCGTTTGCTGAAAATAATGAATCTCTATTAAATGACTCCTTTGCACTCGGCAAGGTATTAAGCGTGCTGCACCCTTCCTTAGGCAGTTACATATTAAAAATGTGGGACTTCCCTGAAGAGCTGGTTGCCGTGCCAAAAAACTACTTAATATTTGATCGTACTGTCGACAAGGTTGATTACGCAGATATCGTGCAAGTCGCAACGCTGCAGAGCTATGCAGGAACAGATCACCCTTATACCAAACTTGACTGGACCAAAATTTCCTCCTTTGATCGCCTAGGTCTCGATCCGACAACGCTAATAGCAGAGATGGAAGGCATTAGTGAAGAAGTCACCGAAACTCAGGGCGCACTAGGAGGTTAA